TTTTACAATAGGCTCAAAGTACAGTACCGATGTAGGGAATAATCCTTTGtaatcgtattttcacggaaacataCGATCGTgttatgctatttcagtcagcctCAGTATagaaagtactgaggttgactgaagtagcatgacaacaaatacgaacgtttccgagaaaatacgatggcaaaggAGTGTTCTACATCTGTATGTAGATTTGCCAATAAACCTAAACAAGCAagcaatttaataaatattttgactaattctgagttttatttaaaatatcattttataaatatattttataaaaacgtACGAAGCGTTACGAACGTAAACAATCTATACAATCATACTTAAACAACTATAATCATgaattacaatttaaaaaaatactgggCGCCATTTCACGAAACTAGTCAaagtaaaaactttttataaaatttCTAAATCACACACCACTTTCGCGCCTTTCCATTTGTAACTTTGTATGTTTCGTAACATGGCGCCCTAACAGCAAAAGCAGTTACTACATAGCTACATAATATCAAAACGCACGACATCTACCACGCGTACACATAAACACAAGATTAAGGTATTCCTAATAATAGGACTCGATCCAACTTGAAATATGTGAGGAAATATCTGAATAAGATGAGCCATTCCCGAAAAGTGTCAATTAAGTAGGTGCACGTATTTTTTTAAGCTAAGAAGCTGATTTGGCATGATAACGTTTGATAACTTAGATTAAAATTCAACTGtaagtatacagggtgtccctagccattgAACAAAGCCGAAATGTACATATGCATTAGGGTATTTAGAACCAGTATAAAAAGTATCATAACAATCGGTGTAGCGGTTAcgaagaaattaacaaattacgatTTTTGACTTTGGAGCAGCCTGTATTGTTTTAGTAGCTCCTGAGGGTGAGGTAATAAATAGTATGAAACCTTCTTCGACCTTTTTgattatcttttttatttatgacactaATAGATTCTGACTTTTGACAAATTGTCATCATTGCCGCACATTTTCGAACAATCTGTCAAAAGCACTGCCAATGATTCATAcagtatgtttctttttgttgtcGATTATTGGAAATTGGAATTAActgatgtttaaaaaaaaaaccttttgttctaatttaaaaaaatataaacgatAGAGATTTCGTGAGAAGTAAGTCTACTTGGGATTTCAGGGTTTGTCCAATGGCTAAGGTCCACCTGTATAATACAGATTGCTGCAGGTTattaaggtagctgccatacgagttttgaatgattcacgttTAGTTTCACTAgccttatatcgaccgggatatataCCGTGATTACCAgctatatcccggtcgatatacgaGTAAGTCTAGCTGCCACACGGGTAACATCTCCGATCAGTGCCGGACAATTCCGATTGAGTTGGATCTGAGTTGCGAACATTAATCTCGGCGTTATGTGCACAGGATGAAATTGCGCCAGTACGACGAGATGTGCTACCTTACACTTCGAGATAAAATATGTATCGTCAAAGCGAGCTCCTgactcctcggtacggagtgaaacacgTCGAgagttttcgacttaaaatacgcgagtgacccgtttttaataaatataatatgtctgtgtctcccggaagttttgttattaaagtaTCGTGCCTATTCCTTTAACCACATGTAAAACGGGGTGACTTCAGgggctaatataatttatagtTAGCCCTACATTTTAAAGACgtatacagatgtagtgaacaatcctttgccatcgtattttctcggaaacgttcgtatttgtcatgataCTGCAGTCAACCACAGTACTTACTGTACTgggactgactgaaatagcatagcacgttcgtgcgtttccgtgaaaatacgatggtaaagtTCACTACATCTATTCAGCACCATCCATATTAAATGCGATGAAATTTAGAGGTGTTTTTATGTATCTTAAAATGGAAAATGAGGATTCTGGCAAAAAAGTTATTgagaaattataaatatttcataatgaAAAGTAGCGTTGTTTCACTTAGTGTAAAGTAGCACACTGAATGCCACATGCCATCATGTCAAaataataaagttcaaaatggcATAGCACGTGGTTTGGTGCGGACGAATCCTTGGGCAGTTCTTTAATACGACACGAATGAGATTTAAACGTTACATTATACCGTGGCGTAAATGGTGTAATTCGCGTAGAATAAAATCGAAAAGAAGTACCGGTATACTTAACCGGtaaatgtacataatatacTGACCATGAACaccgtttttttttcaaaaatttgacctgattatttttttgtgttactaaattaaaataaaaaaaaatcaacataATAACGTAACTATATTTAACGTTTTCCTCTTTATATTGCTAGcagataaatatgtacattCAAATTGGTATGAAACAGTACAAAAAAAACTCATTGTCCCGTTAGAATTATACGATTCGATTAATTTAGTAATACAAGAACGCCCTCGTATCCGGCCGCATTGGCCGCGTGCGTGGGTACTGACAGCGCGGAGCTCGGGCGGCGCGGCAGCGAGTCGCGGAGCGCCGCGCACGCGCTGCACTCGCCGTCGCCGCGTCTGGACACACACGTCTCCTTACACTAACGGCGACAAGTCTTAACTCATAGGTGGACCTTATGTCGTCGCAATAAAGTACACCAATTAtcagttaacacattcattgtcaGCTCATGCTACGCGCTATGAGCGTAGCCGGTAACACCGGTAAAAAAGAAACTAGGTCGCTCGCTggtactgaatgtgttaacggCCTCGTAGTaagagtaattatttattttaagattattataattttatgtttacCCAGGTAACCCAGGTATTGGCtgttgtacctatttataaatgttattttacagtacatatggtgctaatttaccgccctagttAGGTAAGTAGCACTATACGTGCGTACGTCGAAAatgtaaagggccatatgtactgtaaacgttgtacaatacacctTTTTTACACCCTTTAAACCTCTTAGTATTTTAGGTGCATAACGCCTATCTGGTGAAATCGGTAACAATCCGGTACGTGACGCGTTTAACACATACACCGGTACGCAATACAACACTAGGATTGCCAACTGTCGAAGGtttttatagatggcgccagcaaaGATTTTACCtgtctctagttttgttctatgagaTCTGGTTTAAAGGACCAGGCCAATTTGAACGCTATTCTTAGGATTGAcaggtaaaacctatgctggcgccatctgtaaaatacttcgaccgacCAACCCCATCGGCACACGCTGCTGATAGACATTGCTCTTCAGATAGAGGCACGTCCTTGTATCTCGGTCTTAATTTGAGAAATTAGTATGAAAACCAAAAAATAAGATACGCATTCGTGAATGAATCTATTATCCTACCTAAAATATACCGATGTTTGTTATTAGTCCTGATTTAAAGATTTATTAACAATAATTAATTCTTACACCAGATAATGaccttaaaactaaacaaattATTAACACAGCACcccttcaacaaaaaaaaagtaaaaaagagACAGAATAAAAACCAAAAGGTAAGAGAAAGAGAAGCAGACAGTCCCGCTCGTGCCCTCAACCTAGTTAGTACGCTCAGACGTTACAGGAATGGAGGGAGGAATGGTCGCGTGTGGTCCGATCGTCTGTTAactttatatgtaattaatttactaaataaatacaattacgTCTTGGTGCAGTCACCATCacatatatcggaacggccgagatgctcaaaaatatctgaagacGCActgtaacgccttgacaatagaggcgtgttcagatatttgtaagcaTCTTGGctactccgatatatctgatggcgactgtaccaaagACTTAATGTATTAAACAGAAACACCATTATAGCTAGGTTGCGGAAAAGACAGTATGaatatgttttttattgtttattacatTATGATATTAAAATATTCGATTAAACATAGGTACCGGTTTTTTGTTAGACAagttaaatatgttttattggAAACCGGTTTCTTTCTAGCCGCGACAGGCTAtggataaaatttaaatttagataTAAATTTTCCCCTTATTTCAGTTACGCCCACAATTacgaccaggggcccgtttctcaaagctgtaagtccctttctaacaacagctgtcaaaaagtgacatccgcttgtattacaagttacaagattttgagaaacgggccccagtactCGTGTAAATtggaaatatttacaaaaaatgaGCTTCAGGGGTGTACACTTGtatgtacagtgagctgcgacactgcatggagaaattatgaatgaatacaTTGATAAAATCAccatgcacttttacggctgatgaTACCTGGGCTATTATAGTATATAATGGTATATATATCTCGCTTGTGTCGCTCAAATGGTATAATTTTACAAGTAAAATTGGACCTAAAGTCACAACACATAAACGTCATAAACACAAGAGGAGGGGTAACCACCATGTGCTCTATGCAGTCAGTATCATGAACTTAGGAAGATAGCAAACCAACAGTAAAATGTCTCGTCAAACGGACGTACACGAACAGACAAGCGACCGGACCACCCGACCACACTCGGGATCAAAGCAAGCCACACAGGACGCACTAACCTCGGGTCCGTGTAGCTGTGTCTCAGCACCTCCCCGCGCCGGCGCTCCGACGCGTAGTGACACCTCTGTATCACCGGCACCCTCTCTTTCGGCGTCGATGTGAACACATCCTTATCAACATTCTTGTTGGACAGACTCTTGAAACGGTTGCGCACGTCGATTGATAACCCGTCAGTTTCCGGGTCAGATGTGATGCTGTAGAACTCGTCCTCTATACACCCTGATAGCCTGTTAGCTTCGGATATTAGAGAACTCTTTCTGTGCGCTAAAGGTGTTAAGAATGGGAAATTGTTGAAGAGTTCCTCGTTGCGCTTGTTCCTCTCTATTAAAGCCGGGATTGTGTTTAAGGATTTCTGCTTGAATATTTGGAAGTTCGTCAAAGGCTGGACGGCGTTGCTTATCATTGTCGCCGCGGCCTTCTTTTTCTTATCGAAATAAGTGGGCATAGCGAAGTGTGCATTACTTTCATTAGTGAGTGTCGTGTCTGGTGTTGTGTAGTCTTCTGTCGCGGGGGACTGTATGGCGTGTCTTATGACGTCCGGCGGTCCGGTGAGGGTCGTGTTGGGCGTCAGATACACGTCCGAGTTGTCGGACGAGACCGATTTCTCGAGCAGCAGCTTCGTTAACGTTTGTGCTCGCCCTGTGTGCTTGCACAAGCGACTGCGGGTGAGGGGACGAGAGAGaaacaaaaaatctaaattaattaagCTGACAATCGTCGGTTAGTTACTCGTGTTGAGGAGCGGGCACGGAGTGCTAGTGCGAGCACATTTAGCGGGACACAGCGCACGGAATGACTTCGTGGGTTAGACTTCTAAGAACGCTatgcacgaagaatttcgtacattgacccgctTTCCTatttctatcgcacgcgcatattatattgctgtcccactTGTACAGAGGCATTGAGCGCTGGCATCGTcatcatcataatcatttaCTTGCACATAAAAAGGGGTTTACATAAAAGGTGTTATAAAAGTTATCGGCGGGACAGCTATATAAatttatgcgcgtgcgatagataCAGAAACAGGCAGGTCAATATCCGAAATTCTTCGTCCTTAGTGTTCTTACTTTAGTAAACACAACGTATGAAGCGcaatatattaatataaaactataagTCGTATTTTATGGTACATAACTCAAAACGTACAGGTTCTCATGCTGATGACGTCACATTGCGTTCGCTGTGCGTCCTCGCGACTTTAGATCCTCCGCCGATATTATAAGTGATTTAGTTTTTCGGTTTTTGATCATAACATTCGGTATGAGCAAAGACTGAATAACACTTTCCAGTCCAGTACGACTCTCgtaaaaatcaaatttaaagtatCGGCCGaaggatttattaaatattcacaattaaaaaaaaacataagtagcaataaaaaaaaaacaaaaaaaacaatagaaatagaacaataaaaggtaaaaacaataaaaaaacaccCCAAAACAAgtaccactattttttacacCCTCACAGCCAGTTTCAGCCAAtgaagaatagaaaaaaaaaattatacggtTTATAAACGGTCTTCCCATATTAAGCAAAACGGTTAGCATGTTTTTTATACAGCAGTTACATAAATGCCCtgatacctaataatatttttgtcTAGTTACAATCACACGATGAACTAGCCGGAAATTATTGATGCCAATACCCAATCATAAAaacgaaaatctaaatttcagtTGAGCCTAGGTGGTAGGCTCGAGCTTTTTTCGAACTACCGCGATGAATCCCCAAGCAATGATATTCTACCTATCCCTCTACGGaacgaaattatattttgctGGAGAAACGACTAAGTaaaatatagttagaaaaaccgGTTACATTAGGTACAAAACCGGTTAACTTACTTCAATGTATCCGACACCCATTACTACCTATATCGATATTAAGCAGGTGTTTCCTTACACTTACCAGATCTGGACGCATCTTCCGTATTTATGGCCAAGTAAGGTAATACCTCCTAATAGTCCTAATATACAGTTAATAGCAATGAAAACGGGCGAAAATATATAAgaataaatatttctgattttTTATTCCTGAATTATACCTAGTGTCATTGTTTCGAGTGTAACTCTGTAGTTATGTAACGTTGTGAAACGACGCGATACTTGCGGTTTGACTAGAATTCTCTGTTTTTCGATGTTAACTTAATATAGTTTTGATTAAGAATCTTAAAATTATAGGATGGTCCTGAAGAGATTCCCAAGATCCTAAGGGCGTCCGCTATCGTCGGCGTGCAAAATTCGCGGGCGCTCACAGGCTGGGCCATTGTtggtaaaatccgtcgcacgcgtcgGCGCCAGTTAGCAACTCTAATACTTTTTTTCGAGCAACCGCGCCggctagcggacgccctgaaTTTCATAGATTTTAGTTAGGACAGTAAAAAGCTATCGTCGAAAAACAGACGATTCTCATGAACAACAATTATGGCGTCATTACACAGTGGTCTCGTATTCTGTACATTGCGGTCTCGCGTACCTGTTGTGGTGGGGGCGCGCGTCCGCGGAGTCGCCCTCGGAGCTCTGTCGCGAGTGCGCGGACGCGGCGGACACGGAGCTGCCGTAGCCCGACGCCTGGAACGTtagggtatagtttgtagctttctagtagaccccgaaggctaatcctattgtctattgttcagtaaaaccgcacgtgctacttacttgcaaaaaagggtcctaattattctatttggcacctgagcgcgggctagtccgacgctcaaaaaaccagtgtaggtgcgctctccgataacgcgcctttgttacgcatctcgatgacacattttacactggttctgtagcgatcgactcgccggcactcagtaaccgaagtaccgattttttatgcaggtggttgtggcacgtggcacgagcggtttttcttaacaatagacaataggattagccttcggggtctattagaaagctacaaactatactgtcagcagcagaagttgctaagcgggagaggtgttcaaaattaccttgacaagctcttattctcttaaaaataaagatgtgtcaagattattttgaacaccccgccCGCTTAGAAACTTTTGCTACTGGCTAAACTTTTGCTGCGGGCTGTACAAGTGTACATATACGTATGTTATTGTATATATTCTAGTGGATGAAATTAACGTTATAATAAGGGCTATATTCGACCACCACGATGGAAAATAGGAAGTGGTCAATATGTCTATCACGTCACGtgtctatttccatacattgtttaattttcgattggcgttttctatctaGGCCCCGAGATAGATGAGATGAGATAAGGCAAAAGGTGCGacgtccgccattttgtccgaCTGCACGATAGCGCAGGTCAGTTTAAATTTCTAAGGTCTTGCTACAAAGATTCGCCTTTGCTGTATATACATAGTTTAGGACTCTATGTTCTAGGCCCACTTTACTGCTCAAGTCCGCTAAAGTGTTGGATAAGTTGCGCGAGTGTGTGTGCTGCTACATACACTACGTAAGTCTCGCCGCAAACGGACGTTGTAAATAGGACTCTATGATCTACGCTGTAAGGCTCACTTTGCTGCTCGTGTCCCCGGAGGTGTTGGATGAGTTGCGCGAGTGTGTGTGCTGCTGGAGGCAGCTCGCGCACGACGCGGCGGTCAGCGTTCCCGTTCCTGGAATTATGTAACCGTAGAACGTTTACACCAAtcgaagtaaaataaataaatattatggaatgatcttacacaaatcaacctcttcccatagtaagctcaataacgcttgttttgtgggtactagacgacgatttaCATATTCTTAAAGACATgcaaaacatccataactcgggaacaaatatctgtgattaACACTTAAACATAattcccttaccaggattcgaacccgggacctcctctCCTAGTTCGTAGGCACTGTAGGCAGGCAGAGTCACTACAGCcaaggctaggaggccgttaagAATAAAGAACCAAAGAataaagtttagttttagtAGTTAGGTAATTCACGCAAGcctctaaaataatttaattatattttcgtTGTAATAAACACAAGTTAATTAATAGGGCATCGAAATACAgttggtaagtacatatatggtTGTGACCTCGTGAAGTAGCAAGATGGTGacttacctttttttttaaatatatatacctaatcattcttacaaaatgtacctatgtatttagaTTCTTGTATACGAAATAAACAATTTGCTCGCTATAGTAATAGTTACACAAGTAGCTAAGGAACTGGCTGCAAAATTATTCATATTTGacctaaaaaaacataatttattttattacctacactAGTTaacaaattgataaaaaaaatcgcaCAGCAGCTCTTATAATAAGAAAAAGTCAGACAAACATATTTAAGCAACTAAAATATAAGAAACAACCTAAAGTTTCAAAGATAGAAATTTCCAAGTTCCATTTAACTTTCTTGCGAAATTCTTCTGAAGCTCAGAATTTATTTCGGGTAATGTAATTCTAAATTCGCATGGTCtgccaaaatattaatttcgCATACGCATTTAAAACTTTATTGTCGTCGAATCGTAACTTGGTGCTCGAAAGTTACAATAAAGTACAACTCACGTAACTTAACCTCCTAACTCCCGATGTTCTTTTAAAAGGATAATTCAAGTCGAATTTTGAACTGTATTGGAATAaaaggtttaaataaaatacaaacgaaTCTGGGACTTCGGAGGCTAAAGGCGTGGGCGTGGCTCATTCTTAATTGTTAAAGGAATTTGGAGCTTCCATATTAAAGTACGTTCGATATTGGAATTTGGAATAAATGGGTAAACTGTGAGCAGTCGCAATCGCGCTGCCGTTTAATTATGGAACGTAACTTCGGTGcagaagtttcaaattcctttaACTAGTACAGCAGTAAGTAGCGCACCGACTGAAGTCAATGGATAGTATTTTAGTACGTAATTTGCGCGATTCAGCATACTCGCGACTTCAAAGAACTTTGGAGTTTCAACACGTGTACATTCATCAGGTAGGTAAAATACGATCAATTTCTTTATTGACCGAGCAAGTGCGAAGCGATAGCGTAGTTCTCTACTGGTCGTATTTCTCAACAGATTCTCGTGAAGTTTTGTGTAGTTATTTTGTCTTTGTTAAAGTTTAGGATTTGAGataggtctacagctcacagagccactatttTAGAGTTTGgccacacatttccgtcaacagaaaaaaaaaacgagagattAAAATAAGACTTGACAGTGACACTTTTTTGAACGGCTTTTGTCTTTTATGGGTGGCCAAACTACAAATAGATAcccataaatacaaataaaaaatatgcgtGACAGTACGTTACAGAGGCTGGCGCAGTACCGTCACATGAGGTAACCGGCGACAGATGGGATAACTATAGacaataattaataatgtaattggctttgtattgttacctaaatctgtataatatgtttttgtagctgttggtactccttaaaaataaaaataaaataaataaataatactttttgaCTATGAAGATGAGCTAATATACCTAGCTAGTTGAAAAATTGTAAAAAGTACACTGCTGTCTGTGGGATGTTACCCCCCTGTCCCCAGTTACACTTGccggtaaagctttggattcctccgaaaacggtgccgtcatatgacggccgtcatatagcggcagcaaaagacggccgtctttacggtggcgacatgtggaaagtaccacggcgtcataacacaccgtcatccaccaaggtcaaagcggcaaatttgaaaaatgtaggcgcgatgtgataacgtcccatagaaaatttgaatttcgcgccttttcctactgacaagatttgcttgatcatctataatttacttggaggatgaaatatcatcagaagaggaaaataatcgtagtacggaatcatttattcaaatctcgtgtcatttattcaaaatggcgtcaccgctatctaataaaacgttcacgaaactatcgacaaggtcatgacggccgtcatcttacgttacgttgacaatcaacgtaacgtaacgccgtctaggaaaccgcgccatcttgtttacatagacaacgttgtagtgacgtcagtcaacgctatatagcggccgtaatatgacggcaccgttttcggaggaatccaaagcttaaacaGCACAACAGGTGTACTAACCCGGATGGTCGGTGACGTCGTCCGGGTCCGGCGACGGCAGCTCGCACGACGGCAGCGACGACAGCGGCTGCGAGTGCCCGCCCTCTGTGAACGACGACCAACCGTCACATTGGAAATAGCACAAAAAGTAGGCACGTGGGCGAATCAACTTTATgaccagtggcggatttgccctTGCTCCAGTAGGCCCCGGTCTAGGGCTGCAGTCTATAATGGTGCgtgctgagaaaggggcggctactAGTTACTACAGGGCTTGGGGCCTAGGGCGGCCAAGAtcgcaaatccgccactgttaATAACAATTATGACCGACACCAATCTGTCCACATCTTTTAAACTTGAAGGCGACGACTGTTAAatctaaaaatctaataaaCAGAAACTGTGTATATTATAGAAGCCCGATTTCTTGGTAACTCCGGAGACATTCGGAGACATTTTGAGTAACGCAAGAGGCACTCAAGACTGAAGGTCAAAAAGTTGATTCGCCCACTTGTTAAAGGTGAGAGACCCAtgcaaattgaaattgaattgccAGCCTGCTGTAAAAGAAACGTGAGGCTGCTGGCCTCGGGGCCGCGTGTGACGTCACTCACCGTAGTTGGACCGTTTGGTGAGGCTGCCGAAGCCGCTGCTGGGCGTGCTGGAGGCGCAGTCGTCCTCGGGGCCGCGTGTGACGTCACTCACCGTAGTTGGACCGTTTGGTGAGGCTGCCGAAGCCGCTGCTGGGCGTGCTGGAGGCGCAGTTGTCCTCGGGGCCGCGTGTGACGTCACTCACCGTAGTTGGACCGTTTGGTGAGGCTGCCGAAGCCGCTGCTGGGCGTGCTGGAGGCGCAGTTGTCCTCGGGGCCGCGTGTGACGTCACTCACCGTAGTTGGACCGTTTGGTGAGGCTGCCGAAGCCGCTGCTGGGCGTGCTGGAGGCGCAGTCGTCCTCGGGGCCGCCGGCCGCGCTCTCGGAGCCGCTGTCCGCCTTGCCGTCCACGTCCTGCTTGCGCTCGGGCCTGTACAGAAACATGACATTGGAATTAAAGAACAATTAACGAATTAATGGCCACCAAATAGATCAACAATTAATTACTAAGGAACCGGTTTGAACTCTTTTTGTGAAGGCGAATGATTTAAGAATTTTGTTTTACACAACCAACGAGTTCATCATTCGTAAAGCATGGCATTAAAACTGCGGATGGGCGGCTAAATAAGAGCTTTGTTGAtatcataattatgttattttgttctcattcgcccgtgcgtctcgctcttGGCAATACAAGTACGGACAAGAGCGAGCGAAGTGCACGCGCGAgccgcgaatgataacaaaacgacatttagatatcattttctTATCACAATGTAAATTCGAATGGGCCTCCTAGAAGCACACAAAAAACATCTTTTCGCTAACGATTATTCCGTTCGATGTGTAAAAAAATCGAGAACGCTTTAAAATCCATAAATAATTACCGCCGAGTTTCAGAAGACACTCAAGTATCATTAAGGGGAGATTATCGCCTCTCCTCATTGATTTACCATCAGGGTTCATCTTACCGCTTATTCAGCAAGCTCGCTTCCCGTACGATGGAAAAGCGACCGTGTTCAGTCCACGTAAAGTACAAAGTGTAGATATGGGTAGTGAGAGTAGTTACTATTGGGAAGCGATCTGATCTTATTGGTGCAATTATTAGATCCCGGCGTAACCTAGTTAGGTTGGGTGTTTTCAGCAGCGAACTAGAATATCTATAAAGTTTGACTAGAGCTTAAACGTGACCCCACGTGTATTGTACCGCGAGCGACTCAACTGtatcatcgcccacactgttaacagacagattgtaaaccttattacaaaaggcataagggccaccgatggacagttaagagtgttgctgtttttaCTGCCTGCAGCGATTTTTTCGTTCGCTGACTGCGCGCAGCTCAGCAACGTCAAATATTGTAATGCCGCGCAAGATGTTTGacgtagagtctgttcggaaagagaagaatcgtggaatgtatggggcccaatacattccacgacccttctctttccgaacactcTATAGAATGTTATTTTagccaatcaaaacttttacTGACCAATCAccactttattttaatatagaaatagaaatactttatttggtgtaaaacataaaacttaaccTATAATACATCTTATTCAAATATATTCTaacaccaaaatggatgccactcagcatatgccgatGTCTAAGGTACttagccatggcgctggttttcagggcaaccagggaaaatacaatgaaaataaacaaaaccaaGCTAACATGTGGGAGAAAGTGAGTTTAAACTATAATAGTGAGAATATTGTGTATTGGGTAATATTCAAAGCTGCGGGCggggtaggtatgtatgtatacaaTATAGCGATACCGCGCTGTT
This genomic window from Cydia amplana chromosome Z, ilCydAmpl1.1, whole genome shotgun sequence contains:
- the LOC134661528 gene encoding uncharacterized protein LOC134661528 isoform X2; this translates as MAFMTKKKRYKFGVQCCLEELTEVPFVSAVLFAKVRLLDGGNFQDHSSREEVRNHAVRWNAQFSFVCKMCANANTGVLEPALMRVSVRKECKGGRSYQKLGFCDVNLAELAGAGESTRRRLLEGYDPRRRLDNSVLRVRIKMNMISGDPLFKVPERKQDVDGKADSGSESAAGGPEDDCASSTPSSGFGSLTKRSNYEGGHSQPLSSLPSCELPSPDPDDVTDHPGTGTLTAASCASCLQQHTHSRNSSNTSGDTSSKASGYGSSVSAASAHSRQSSEGDSADARPHHNSRLCKHTGRAQTLTKLLLEKSVSSDNSDVYLTPNTTLTGPPDVIRHAIQSPATEDYTTPDTTLTNESNAHFAMPTYFDKKKKAAATMISNAVQPLTNFQIFKQKSLNTIPALIERNKRNEELFNNFPFLTPLAHRKSSLISEANRLSGCIEDEFYSITSDPETDGLSIDVRNRFKSLSNKNVDKDVFTSTPKERVPVIQRCHYASERRRGEVLRHSYTDPRNPSSGSLTASASESGSLDRARAAYSRRKRAPQQPQPAPVDDQHMVSCRVENTRVNPDSLIDELLAQTDLKQAVDDSAETSGLQLFIARDGTAELGSRQRTERRPDYQRVVIHPHERR
- the LOC134661528 gene encoding uncharacterized protein LOC134661528 isoform X1, with protein sequence MAFMTKKKRYKFGVQCCLEELTEVPFVSAVLFAKVRLLDGGNFQDHSSREEVRNHAVRWNAQFSFVCKMCANANTGVLEPALMRVSVRKECKGGRSYQKLGFCDVNLAELAGAGESTRRRLLEGYDPRRRLDNSVLRVRIKMNMISGDPLFKVPERKQDVDGKADSGSESAAGGPEDDCASSTPSSGFGSLTKRSNYEGGHSQPLSSLPSCELPSPDPDDVTDHPGTGTLTAASCASCLQQHTHSRNSSNTSGDTSSKASGYGSSVSAASAHSRQSSEGDSADARPHHNSRLCKHTGRAQTLTKLLLEKSVSSDNSDVYLTPNTTLTGPPDVIRHAIQSPATEDYTTPDTTLTNESNAHFAMPTYFDKKKKAAATMISNAVQPLTNFQIFKQKSLNTIPALIERNKRNEELFNNFPFLTPLAHRKSSLISEANRLSGCIEDEFYSITSDPETDGLSIDVRNRFKSLSNKNVDKDVFTSTPKERVPVIQRCHYASERRRGEVLRHSYTDPRNPSSGSLTASASESGSLDRARAAYSRRKRAPQQPQPAPVDDQHMVSCRVENTRVNPDSLIDELLAQTDLKQAVDDSAETSGLQLFIARDGTAELGSRQRTERRPDYQRVVIHPHERRLPTA